Proteins co-encoded in one Cricetulus griseus strain 17A/GY chromosome 1 unlocalized genomic scaffold, alternate assembly CriGri-PICRH-1.0 chr1_1, whole genome shotgun sequence genomic window:
- the LOC100754015 gene encoding granzyme C — protein MSPILILLTFLLPLGAGAEEIIGGHEVKPHSRPYMAFILSVRDDGNKSFCGGFLVRDNFVLTAAHCRGSSMKVTLGAHNIRAQEKTQQIIPVAEAIQHPDYNSKSRSSDIMLLKLQTKAKRTKAVKTLKLPWRKVHVKPGDVCSVAGWGMIAPEGKCANTLQEVELTVQKDQECEARYPGYYNKAIQICVGDPQIKRAAFRGDSGGPLLCKKVTVGITSFGKKDSSTPEVFTRISSFLSWIKNTMEHS, from the exons ATGTCACCCATCCTGATTCTCCTGACCTTTCTTCTGCCACTTGGTGCTGGTGCAG AGGAGATCATCGGGGGCCATGAGGTCAAGCCCCACTCCCGTCCCTACATGGCATTTATTCTATCTGTGCGTGATGATGGGAATAAGAGTTTCTGTGGAGGCTTCCTGGTTCGAGACAACTTTGTGCTGACAGCTGCTCACTGCCGGGGAAG CTCAATGAAAGTCACTCTGGGAGCCCACAACATCAGGGCACAGGAGAAGACCCAGCAGATCATCCCTGTTGCAGAAGCCATTCAACACCCTGACTATAATTCTAAGAGCCGCTCCAGTGACATCATGCTCTTAAAG CTGCAGACGAAGGCCAAGAGAACTAAGGCTGTGAAGACCCTCAAGCTTCCATGGCGCAAAGTCCATGTGAAGCCAGGGGATGTGTGCTCCGTGGCTGGTTGGGGAATGATAGCCCCAGAAGGCAAATGTGCAAACACACTTCAAGAGGTGGAGCTGACAgtgcagaaggatcaggagtgtGAGGCCCGCTATCCAGGTTATTACAACAAAGCCATTCAGATATGTGTGGGGGACCCTCAGATCAAGCGTGCTGCCTTTCGG GGGGATTCTGGAGGTCCTCTCCTGTGTAAGAAAGTGACTGTGGGCATCACATCCTTTGGAAAAAAAGATAGTTCAACACCTGAAGTCTTCACCAGGATCTCAAGTTTTCTATCCTGGATAAAGAATACGATGGAACATAGCTAA
- the LOC100765811 gene encoding granzyme B, producing the protein MKFLLLLLALSLPPGTKAGEIIGGHEAKPHSRPYMAYLQIMDRDTLKRCGGFLIREDFVLTAAHCSGSSINVTLGAHNIKEKEETQQIIPVAKAIPHPDYNSKKILNDIMLLKLKRKAKRTKAVRPLNLPRRGVHVKPGDMCYVAGWGKMAVNGNFANALQEVELIVQKDQECESYLQDYYNKAVEICAGDPTIKRASFSGDSGGPLVCKKVAAGIVSFGKNDSSTPRAFTRVSSFLSWIKKTMKRNKQQSKTDSSLTHRLP; encoded by the exons ATGAAGTTCCTCCTGCTACTGCTGGCTCTTTCTCTGCCCCCTGGGACAAAGGCAG GCGAGATCATCGGGGGACATGAAGCCAAGCCCCACTCACGTCCCTACATGGCTTATCTTCAGATCATGGATCGGGATACTCTGAAGAGGTGTGGTGGGTTCCTCATAAGAGAGGACTTTGTGCTGACGGCTGCTCACTGTTCAGGGAG CTCAATAAATGTAACCTTGGGGGCGCACAAcatcaaagaaaaggaggagaccCAGCAGATCATCCCTGTGGCAAAGGCCATTCCACACCCTGACTATAATTCTAAGAAGATCCTCAATGATATCATGCTGTTAAAG CTGAAGAGGAAGGCCAAGAGGACTAAAGCTGTGAGGCCCCTCAATCTGCCCAGGCGAGGGGTCCACGTGAAGCCAGGGGACATGTGCTATGTGGCTGGCTGGGGAAAGATGGCTGTAAATGGCAACTTTGCAAATGCACTACAAGAGGTGGAACTAATAgtgcagaaggatcaggagtgtGAGTCGTATTTACAAGATTATTACAACAAAGCTGTTGAGATATGTGCGGGGGACCCAACGATCAAGCGTGCTTCCTTTTCA GGGGATTCTGGAGGACCTCTCGTGTGCAAGAAAGTGGCTGCAGGCATCGTATCCTTTGGAAAAAATGATAGTTCAACACCAAGAGCCTTCACGAGAGTGTCAAGTTTCTTATCATGGATAAAGAAAACTATGAAACGCAACAAACAACAGAGCAAAACAGACTCCTCCCTGACTCACCGTCTTCCCTAG